The following are encoded together in the Acinetobacter radioresistens DSM 6976 = NBRC 102413 = CIP 103788 genome:
- a CDS encoding TonB-dependent siderophore receptor, whose amino-acid sequence MNSHFHASCFKLSLLTLALLNVQAALAAEASDTQALPVIQLQANTMSSQSSEQTQAYIVKDSNSATGLNLSIKETPQTVNVVTHQQIKDFNLTDARDVLAAIPGVVVSSQETNRTTYTARGFDISNYQIDGTNLQLTGSDYQNGDIDTFLYDRIEVVKGSNGLTSSTGNPSATVNYIRKRPTTDTRTQGSISYGSWDTVRGEADISGSLTSDDRIRGRVMLAQEAGNSYLDHYSQEKTVAGLIIEADLTEQTLLSTGYNFQKDRPNGNNWGALPMLDSEGKLLNYSRSYNPMPDWVHWDMEKQNAFIELKHQFNDNWSIKASYNYAEQKEDGAMLYFTGVPDRETGQGVSEYPSAFIEKNQNHDIDISILGKYSLFGQTHDLMAGSSWSKNDVKQNSRYIANRSRPIPDWFNYYNNTYPDFIDDTNNPANQADYTQEQKRVYAATRLHLGDKLKVLAGANYTDATSKGQNYGDSTNYRDSKVLPYAGITYDIDPTYTAYASYSTIFKPTSKLGLDKQILKPTEGSSYELGIKGSWFDDQLIVSSAVFRNEYDKFPVYEKWDQANLYSQQNIKSQGYEFNIAGQLTDQLNISAGYVQQNMKDRNTGARTRTFVPERTFNVLTSYTVPQFPQLKVGANLVWQDKISQTDKSNLIQDSYALLDLMASYELNDHVSFQANAKNITNEKYFNSLEYGQTYYGAPANYTVAVNFKY is encoded by the coding sequence ATGAATTCTCATTTCCATGCCAGTTGTTTTAAACTTTCTCTCCTTACTCTGGCACTATTAAATGTACAAGCTGCTCTTGCAGCAGAGGCTTCAGATACCCAGGCACTTCCTGTTATTCAGCTGCAAGCCAATACTATGAGTAGCCAATCTTCTGAACAAACGCAAGCCTATATAGTCAAGGATTCAAACAGTGCTACCGGGTTGAATCTGAGTATTAAAGAAACTCCACAAACAGTGAATGTGGTAACCCATCAGCAAATTAAAGATTTCAATCTGACCGACGCACGTGATGTTTTAGCAGCAATACCAGGTGTAGTCGTGTCCAGTCAGGAAACTAACCGTACTACTTACACAGCACGCGGCTTTGATATCAGTAATTACCAGATTGATGGAACAAACCTTCAGTTAACTGGTAGTGATTATCAGAATGGAGATATAGATACATTTTTATATGACCGGATTGAAGTCGTGAAAGGCTCAAATGGCTTGACTTCTTCTACGGGTAATCCCTCTGCAACTGTAAATTACATTCGCAAACGGCCAACTACAGACACCCGGACACAAGGCTCTATCAGTTATGGATCTTGGGACACAGTTCGGGGTGAAGCAGATATCTCAGGCAGTTTAACTTCTGATGATCGTATACGCGGACGAGTAATGCTGGCACAGGAAGCCGGAAACTCCTATCTGGATCATTACAGCCAGGAAAAAACTGTTGCCGGGCTAATTATTGAAGCTGACCTGACAGAACAGACACTCTTAAGCACAGGGTATAACTTTCAGAAAGACCGGCCTAATGGAAACAACTGGGGCGCCCTTCCCATGCTGGATAGTGAGGGGAAATTATTAAACTATAGCCGTAGTTATAATCCGATGCCGGACTGGGTACACTGGGATATGGAAAAACAGAATGCTTTTATAGAACTCAAACATCAGTTTAATGATAACTGGAGTATAAAAGCCAGTTATAACTATGCCGAACAAAAAGAAGATGGAGCCATGCTGTATTTTACCGGCGTTCCAGATCGGGAAACAGGACAAGGGGTCAGTGAATATCCCTCAGCTTTCATAGAAAAAAACCAGAATCATGATATTGATATCAGTATATTAGGAAAATATTCGTTATTTGGTCAAACTCATGACCTGATGGCCGGCAGCAGCTGGTCCAAAAATGATGTAAAACAGAACTCAAGATATATTGCAAACCGTAGCAGACCAATTCCTGACTGGTTCAATTATTACAACAATACTTATCCAGACTTTATTGACGATACAAACAATCCGGCTAATCAGGCAGATTATACGCAGGAACAGAAACGTGTTTATGCAGCGACACGTTTACATTTGGGAGATAAGTTAAAAGTCTTGGCGGGTGCTAATTATACTGATGCTACTTCAAAAGGCCAAAATTACGGCGACTCAACCAATTATAGAGATTCGAAGGTGTTGCCTTATGCAGGGATCACTTATGATATTGACCCAACTTATACAGCATACGCAAGTTACAGTACGATTTTTAAACCGACTTCAAAACTTGGTCTAGACAAGCAGATTTTAAAACCTACAGAAGGAAGCTCCTATGAACTTGGTATTAAAGGTTCATGGTTCGATGATCAGCTCATTGTCTCTAGTGCTGTGTTCCGCAACGAATATGACAAATTTCCAGTTTATGAAAAATGGGATCAGGCTAACTTATACAGTCAACAAAATATTAAATCACAAGGTTATGAGTTTAATATTGCCGGTCAGCTAACTGACCAGCTGAATATATCAGCCGGTTATGTACAGCAGAACATGAAAGACCGTAATACTGGAGCAAGAACCCGTACCTTTGTACCTGAACGCACCTTTAATGTACTTACCAGTTACACGGTTCCGCAATTTCCCCAATTAAAAGTAGGCGCAAATCTGGTCTGGCAAGATAAAATCAGCCAGACAGATAAAAGTAATCTGATACAGGACAGTTATGCTTTACTTGATCTAATGGCCAGCTATGAATTAAATGACCATGTCAGTTTTCAGGCCAATGCAAAAAATATTACCAATGAAAAATATTTTAATTCTCTAGAATAT
- a CDS encoding DUF6231 family protein, which yields MVKLNVITSMLDDLFAEQPIHTTLSIGQQLEIVQDNSHLAIQWYYFNATEFLNLPFTERYDLAMVILTGPEFKELKLPDISRLLVKLRDLMAKRIIVVGRLQDEQLLRSLGFIQLVERTENSSDFALWQFNILTYKHVPDWFNSKYWANPENWDKYRW from the coding sequence ATGGTCAAGCTCAACGTCATCACTTCTATGCTAGACGATCTATTTGCCGAACAGCCCATCCATACTACACTGTCGATTGGTCAGCAGCTTGAAATAGTTCAAGATAATTCACATCTGGCTATACAATGGTATTATTTTAACGCAACTGAGTTTTTAAATCTGCCCTTTACTGAACGTTATGATCTGGCAATGGTCATTTTAACCGGTCCAGAATTCAAAGAATTAAAACTGCCTGATATTTCTAGACTTCTGGTGAAATTACGTGATCTTATGGCGAAGCGTATTATTGTGGTTGGCCGTCTTCAGGATGAGCAGTTACTTCGCTCTTTAGGTTTTATCCAACTGGTTGAGAGAACAGAAAACAGCAGTGATTTCGCATTATGGCAATTCAATATTCTAACCTATAAGCACGTACCGGACTGGTTTAACTCTAAATATTGGGCCAATCCGGAAAATTGGGACAAATATCGCTGGTAA
- a CDS encoding porin, with protein sequence MKKLLLAATVATLSLNAAQAAPTLYGKVNVSVDSYDNGKDDKIEVNSNASRLGIKGEEKLTDQLSAVYQAEWEIDVDGGDDVFKKRNIFAGLKWAEIGTLRAGIIDTPFKDAAGGYRDVFNDYAHADIKEMMYGEERVENVISLETDPKLLAGVVFALQAQQGESNTETNKYTDGARDSLGDGLSTSLSYANKDYGFEGVIAGNFKSIGDFAAVGLKDIPADAFRLGASFDLGKIGVPGLYLGAMWQTAEISDYNNIKPRVVTDGVVTYAGDYSNVEEKAWLISATYKLANTPWTFKAQYQSADTDYAVLAGASGDSSVDQWGIGADYKLNSQAKLFASAVQREWDNSPAKGNADESVYGLGMEIKF encoded by the coding sequence ATGAAAAAATTGCTTCTCGCTGCTACAGTAGCAACTTTAAGCTTAAACGCAGCGCAAGCAGCGCCAACTTTGTACGGTAAAGTAAATGTCAGCGTTGACAGTTACGATAATGGCAAAGATGACAAAATTGAAGTTAACTCGAATGCTTCTCGTCTGGGGATTAAAGGCGAAGAAAAACTGACAGATCAGTTATCTGCAGTGTATCAGGCTGAATGGGAAATTGATGTAGATGGTGGCGATGATGTATTCAAGAAACGTAACATTTTTGCCGGCTTAAAATGGGCAGAAATCGGTACTTTAAGAGCCGGTATTATAGATACACCATTTAAAGATGCAGCAGGCGGTTATCGTGATGTATTTAATGATTATGCACACGCCGATATTAAAGAAATGATGTATGGTGAAGAGCGGGTTGAAAATGTGATCAGTCTTGAGACAGATCCGAAATTACTCGCCGGTGTAGTATTTGCCCTACAGGCTCAGCAAGGCGAGTCAAATACTGAAACCAACAAATATACAGACGGTGCTCGTGACAGCCTAGGAGATGGCCTTTCAACTTCACTATCTTATGCTAATAAAGATTATGGTTTTGAAGGTGTGATTGCTGGAAACTTTAAATCAATTGGCGATTTTGCTGCGGTTGGTCTTAAGGATATTCCTGCTGATGCATTCCGCCTAGGTGCCTCTTTTGACTTGGGTAAAATCGGTGTGCCAGGCCTGTATTTAGGGGCAATGTGGCAGACTGCTGAAATTTCGGATTATAATAATATCAAGCCCCGTGTAGTAACTGATGGTGTTGTTACCTATGCTGGAGATTATAGCAACGTAGAAGAAAAAGCATGGTTAATTTCTGCGACTTATAAACTTGCAAACACGCCTTGGACATTCAAGGCACAGTATCAGTCAGCAGACACTGACTATGCAGTTCTTGCAGGTGCGTCAGGTGACAGCTCAGTTGACCAGTGGGGAATTGGCGCAGATTACAAACTCAATAGCCAGGCTAAACTCTTTGCCAGTGCTGTTCAGCGTGAATGGGATAACTCCCCAGCTAAAGGTAATGCAGATGAAAGCGTATACGGTTTAGGTATGGAAATAAAATTCTAA
- a CDS encoding YidB family protein: MTNLTNIVEMLAKQALGNQQPQNNQQQNTQQPSGLGGILGAVLGQLGGQNTQANHQNTQNQGRQSGLGGVLGSVLEQFGHGNQRQQQPRQTQNEVPHNSGNNSTKTLLIAVLPLVLAWIQKQGGLQGALDKLRNAGLGNQVQNWVDPNQSNKENAPQQNIQSLFDDQEVEKVAEQTHAPKQDVYSAISSVLPQIIDALTPQGEKTNKQEANNDIQNVLNMVSGFLKR, encoded by the coding sequence ATGACCAACTTGACCAATATAGTGGAAATGCTGGCGAAGCAGGCATTAGGAAACCAGCAACCACAAAATAATCAGCAGCAGAACACGCAGCAGCCAAGTGGTCTCGGCGGAATTCTTGGAGCAGTTCTAGGTCAGCTCGGTGGCCAGAATACGCAGGCTAACCATCAGAATACCCAGAATCAGGGCCGTCAATCCGGTTTAGGTGGCGTTTTAGGTTCAGTACTTGAGCAATTTGGTCATGGTAACCAGCGTCAACAGCAACCACGCCAGACTCAAAATGAAGTACCGCATAACAGTGGAAATAACAGTACCAAAACTTTATTGATCGCCGTGTTGCCACTGGTTCTAGCCTGGATTCAGAAGCAGGGTGGTCTTCAAGGTGCATTAGACAAATTGCGTAATGCCGGTCTTGGAAATCAGGTACAGAACTGGGTAGACCCAAACCAGAGCAATAAAGAAAATGCGCCGCAGCAAAATATACAAAGTTTATTTGATGATCAGGAAGTCGAGAAAGTTGCTGAACAGACACATGCACCTAAACAGGATGTATACAGTGCTATTTCTTCAGTATTACCACAAATCATTGATGCGCTGACTCCACAAGGTGAGAAGACTAACAAACAGGAAGCCAACAATGATATTCAAAATGTTTTAAATATGGTTTCCGGTTTTCTGAAACGTTAA
- a CDS encoding DUF2797 domain-containing protein produces the protein MELQGICHKMHAGLSKPSVTDQQTLKANVEYKFTLDRSEIDLPFTLGQEIEIEWTGNIYCVSCGAKTKKSFSQGHCFKCFKTKASCDMCVLKPETCHYHLGTCREDSFAKEVCFQPHIVYLANSSGLKVGITRTGHMPTRWLDQGATQALPIFRVGSRRLSGHIEVMFGSQISDKTDWRKLLKGEAEPVNLIEKRDQLIEEFAPKIAQIQDEFSQNLHFNESIELLDQELPREFIYPVEQYPEKIKSHNLDKTLKIRGVLQGIKGQYLILDTGVINIRKYTGYELILRA, from the coding sequence ATGGAATTACAAGGCATTTGCCATAAAATGCATGCCGGTCTTAGCAAGCCAAGTGTAACTGATCAACAAACGTTAAAGGCAAATGTTGAGTACAAATTTACTCTGGACCGTTCAGAAATTGATCTTCCTTTTACGTTAGGGCAAGAAATTGAAATTGAATGGACTGGTAATATCTATTGCGTATCTTGCGGTGCAAAAACCAAGAAATCATTTTCACAAGGGCATTGTTTTAAATGTTTTAAAACCAAAGCATCCTGTGACATGTGTGTTTTAAAACCAGAAACCTGTCATTACCATTTAGGGACCTGCCGGGAAGACTCATTTGCCAAAGAAGTCTGTTTTCAGCCTCACATTGTATATCTGGCTAATTCAAGTGGTCTTAAAGTCGGCATTACCCGTACTGGTCATATGCCTACCCGATGGCTGGATCAGGGAGCGACTCAGGCCTTACCAATTTTTAGAGTCGGTTCACGGCGTTTGTCTGGGCATATTGAGGTAATGTTTGGTAGCCAGATTTCTGATAAAACAGACTGGCGCAAATTGCTTAAAGGCGAAGCGGAACCCGTTAACCTAATTGAAAAACGTGATCAGTTAATTGAAGAATTTGCACCTAAAATTGCCCAGATTCAGGATGAGTTCAGTCAGAATTTACACTTTAACGAGTCAATAGAGTTGCTTGATCAGGAACTACCACGTGAGTTTATTTATCCGGTTGAGCAATATCCTGAAAAGATCAAGTCACATAACCTTGATAAAACACTGAAAATTCGAGGAGTGTTACAGGGTATAAAAGGCCAATATCTTATTTTAGACACGGGTGTTATTAATATCAGAAAATATACGGGTTATGAATTAATTCTGAGAGCGTAA
- the lpxB gene encoding lipid-A-disaccharide synthase translates to MENRKLKIGIVVGEVSGDTLGAKLIRSFREQGIEAEFEGIGGPQMMAEGFKSYYPMDILSVMGIVEVLKDLKKLFAVRDGLVERWSQKPVDIFIGIDAPDFNLRLSKSLKQKQLKIKTVQYVSPSVWAWRQGRVHGIKQSIDLVLCLFPFEKAFYERYQVPAAFVGHPLASQLPLDNPLIVAKQQLGLDPARQHIALLPGSRRGEVERLGPLVLDAAQIIYQKYPEIEFLLPAINEARKVQIEEQLKNYPAEFKAQVKVLENTGTDSKIGRMVMNASDIVALASGTATLEAMLLHRPMVTFYKLNWLTYIIAKLLVKIPYYSLPNIIAGKKVIAELIQTDATPQKLATEIENLMNREVAQTQVMQHIAMHKRLLAGNSENPVEAILKVLSY, encoded by the coding sequence TTGGAAAATCGGAAACTTAAAATTGGTATAGTGGTAGGTGAAGTTTCTGGTGATACTTTAGGTGCCAAGCTGATTCGTAGTTTTCGCGAGCAGGGGATAGAAGCTGAATTTGAAGGGATTGGTGGACCACAAATGATGGCAGAAGGCTTTAAGAGCTATTATCCAATGGATATTCTGTCAGTTATGGGAATTGTTGAGGTCTTAAAAGATCTGAAAAAGCTGTTTGCTGTACGTGATGGACTTGTTGAACGCTGGAGCCAGAAACCTGTAGATATTTTTATTGGAATTGATGCTCCAGATTTCAATTTGCGGCTTTCTAAAAGTCTGAAACAGAAACAACTTAAAATAAAAACGGTACAGTATGTAAGCCCATCAGTGTGGGCATGGCGTCAGGGCCGTGTGCACGGAATCAAGCAGTCTATTGATTTGGTACTTTGCCTGTTCCCGTTCGAAAAAGCTTTTTATGAGCGTTATCAGGTTCCTGCTGCATTTGTAGGACATCCTTTGGCAAGTCAGTTACCTTTAGATAATCCTCTAATTGTAGCCAAACAGCAGTTAGGACTCGACCCGGCCAGACAGCATATTGCACTATTACCCGGCAGCCGTCGTGGAGAAGTCGAGCGTCTAGGTCCTTTGGTGCTTGATGCTGCACAGATTATTTATCAGAAATATCCTGAAATTGAATTTTTATTACCTGCTATAAATGAAGCAAGAAAAGTTCAGATTGAAGAACAATTAAAAAATTATCCTGCTGAGTTTAAGGCACAGGTTAAGGTGCTAGAAAACACCGGCACTGACTCCAAAATTGGCCGTATGGTAATGAATGCCAGTGATATTGTGGCCCTAGCTTCAGGTACAGCAACACTAGAGGCCATGCTATTACATCGGCCAATGGTGACTTTTTATAAGCTGAACTGGCTCACTTATATTATTGCCAAGTTATTGGTCAAGATTCCCTATTATTCACTGCCAAATATTATTGCAGGTAAGAAAGTTATAGCCGAGCTAATCCAGACCGATGCCACTCCACAAAAGTTAGCTACAGAAATTGAAAATTTAATGAATAGAGAAGTCGCACAAACTCAGGTGATGCAACATATTGCGATGCATAAGCGACTACTTGCCGGTAACAGTGAAAATCCTGTAGAGGCCATTCTGAAAGTACTGTCTTATTAA